In Fimbriiglobus ruber, a genomic segment contains:
- a CDS encoding outer membrane beta-barrel protein has protein sequence MIPSILMLAGLTASQPAPPPPPQPAAPSIWRQFNPIGTAAPPAAAPEVAAAAAAAPAPVPPQGTGAALPVVDAPPVPAAPSPGPGLFPAVPQAPVAPPGSGLFRTTAPAQAPAPAQPAPAPAPADAPKDPLNLTVQIPAPAAAAAAAPAAAAAPDRWLFMRQVQGTWLGVLLDGNRTSISGWTEMSYTASSATTSNSPVVWNDRANTFLVNQFWFRVDRAVVTSGTTDITWGYRFDNSIGTDYRFSMQRGLFNSQLENAQGNINLYGWDPIQFYTNLYIPTLFQGTDVRAGRLYTPWGYESLEGPSTPFVSRSYAFNWSPPFTHMGIQVSPTFNAQWSGKFMLANGNDVFFTNGQEARVVGAVTWTSLDKADSATFGWTFGRGAFNASLPFNPPTPGEQSEPGGRQNINVFDLVYTHAFTSRFSYAAEGIYGYQTGVPPNMSLASGAGGIVNYSNPAAQTAHWGSVVHYLNYQLTDKTLGIVRFETFDDFQGQRTGFKGLYTAITGGVQYKPYKDIMIRPEIRYDYNGYDTPFEGKHGIFTSAIDLTFRY, from the coding sequence ATGATCCCGTCGATCTTGATGCTCGCGGGGCTCACCGCGAGCCAACCCGCCCCACCGCCACCGCCACAACCCGCGGCGCCATCAATCTGGCGCCAGTTTAATCCGATCGGTACGGCGGCACCCCCCGCTGCCGCGCCGGAGGTTGCGGCCGCCGCGGCGGCCGCACCCGCCCCAGTCCCGCCCCAGGGGACGGGAGCGGCCCTCCCGGTAGTGGACGCACCCCCGGTGCCGGCGGCCCCATCGCCCGGGCCGGGATTGTTCCCGGCCGTACCACAGGCTCCCGTCGCCCCGCCGGGGTCGGGGTTATTCCGGACCACGGCCCCGGCCCAAGCCCCAGCGCCGGCACAACCGGCGCCGGCGCCCGCGCCCGCCGACGCGCCCAAGGACCCGTTGAACCTCACCGTCCAGATACCGGCACCGGCGGCCGCCGCGGCGGCTGCACCCGCGGCGGCCGCCGCGCCCGACCGGTGGCTGTTCATGCGCCAGGTCCAGGGTACGTGGCTCGGCGTCCTGCTCGACGGCAACCGGACGTCCATCTCGGGGTGGACGGAAATGTCGTACACCGCGAGTTCCGCGACCACCTCGAACTCGCCCGTGGTGTGGAACGACCGGGCCAACACGTTCCTGGTGAACCAGTTCTGGTTCCGCGTGGACCGGGCCGTGGTCACCAGCGGTACCACCGACATCACCTGGGGTTACCGGTTCGACAACTCGATCGGGACCGACTACCGGTTCAGCATGCAGCGGGGGTTGTTCAACTCCCAGCTCGAGAACGCGCAGGGGAACATCAACCTGTACGGGTGGGATCCGATCCAGTTCTACACGAACCTGTACATCCCGACCCTGTTCCAGGGAACCGACGTCCGGGCCGGTCGTCTGTACACGCCGTGGGGGTATGAAAGTCTGGAAGGGCCCAGCACCCCGTTCGTCTCCCGGTCATACGCGTTCAACTGGAGCCCGCCATTTACCCATATGGGGATCCAAGTGTCCCCGACCTTCAACGCCCAGTGGTCCGGTAAGTTCATGCTGGCGAACGGGAACGACGTGTTCTTCACGAACGGCCAGGAAGCCCGGGTTGTCGGGGCGGTCACCTGGACGAGTCTGGACAAGGCGGACTCCGCGACGTTCGGGTGGACGTTCGGCCGCGGGGCGTTCAACGCCAGCCTCCCGTTCAACCCGCCGACCCCCGGCGAGCAGTCCGAACCCGGCGGCCGGCAGAACATCAACGTGTTCGACCTCGTGTACACCCACGCGTTCACCTCCCGGTTCAGCTACGCGGCCGAAGGGATCTACGGCTACCAGACGGGCGTGCCGCCAAACATGTCGCTCGCCAGCGGGGCGGGCGGGATCGTGAACTACAGCAACCCCGCCGCCCAGACCGCCCACTGGGGCTCGGTGGTCCACTACCTGAACTACCAGTTGACCGACAAGACCCTCGGGATCGTCCGGTTTGAAACGTTCGACGACTTCCAGGGGCAACGGACCGGGTTCAAGGGCCTGTACACCGCGATCACCGGCGGCGTCCAGTACAAGCCGTACAAGGACATCATGATCCGGCCGGAAATCCGGTACGACTACAACGGGTACGACACCCCGTTCGAAGGCAAGCACGGGATCTTCACCAGTGCGATCGACCTGACCTTCCGGTACTAA
- a CDS encoding ribose-phosphate diphosphokinase: MTGANNNKLKIFSGRANRPLAESIARHLGVPLGNLNLGNFPDGESSVRIDEDVRGRDVFIVQPTCPPVNENLMELLIILDAFKRASPARVTAVIPYYGYARQDRKDTGRVPISAKLVADLLTTAGAHRVLCLDLHAAQIQGFFNIPVDHLYAVKEVTAHVRTLGITSDDLVVLSTDEGNVKKALLYQRRLGGQIAVVDKRRASAEETKAAHLIGAPLVNKTVVIFDDMISTASSMVNAVEVARKQGAKKIYVCATHGLLCGPAVDRLREAPVEQIAVTDSIPISKDKLDKLPNLKQISVAPLMADAIRRIHGNESISDLFKDETPPVERRGEGR; the protein is encoded by the coding sequence GTGACCGGGGCCAACAACAACAAGTTGAAGATCTTCAGCGGCCGGGCGAATCGTCCGCTCGCGGAGAGCATCGCCCGCCACTTGGGGGTGCCACTCGGGAACCTCAACCTGGGCAACTTCCCGGACGGCGAGTCGTCCGTCCGGATCGACGAGGACGTCCGCGGCCGGGACGTGTTCATCGTCCAGCCGACGTGCCCGCCGGTGAACGAGAACTTGATGGAACTGCTCATCATTCTCGACGCCTTCAAGCGGGCCAGCCCGGCCCGGGTGACGGCCGTGATCCCGTACTACGGGTACGCCCGGCAGGACCGCAAGGACACCGGCCGGGTGCCCATCAGCGCCAAACTCGTGGCCGACCTGCTGACCACCGCCGGCGCCCACCGGGTTCTCTGCCTCGACCTGCACGCGGCCCAGATCCAGGGCTTCTTTAACATCCCGGTCGACCACCTGTACGCGGTCAAGGAAGTGACCGCCCACGTCCGCACGCTCGGGATCACGTCGGACGACCTGGTGGTACTCAGCACGGACGAGGGGAACGTGAAGAAGGCGCTGCTCTACCAGCGGCGGCTCGGCGGCCAGATTGCGGTCGTGGACAAGCGGCGGGCCAGTGCCGAGGAGACGAAGGCCGCTCACCTGATCGGGGCTCCTCTCGTAAACAAGACGGTGGTCATTTTCGACGACATGATTTCGACCGCGTCGAGCATGGTGAATGCGGTCGAGGTGGCCCGCAAGCAGGGGGCGAAGAAGATCTACGTGTGCGCGACGCACGGCCTGCTGTGCGGGCCGGCGGTCGACCGCCTGCGGGAAGCCCCGGTCGAGCAAATCGCCGTCACGGACAGCATCCCGATTTCCAAGGACAAGCTGGACAAGCTCCCGAACCTGAAGCAGATCTCGGTCGCCCCGCTGATGGCCGACGCGATCCGCCGCATCCACGGGAACGAGTCGATCAGCGACCTGTTCAAGGACGAGACCCCGCCGGTCGAGCGGCGGGGCGAGGGGCGGTAG
- a CDS encoding IS701 family transposase, with the protein MTEQEIVGVGPAFARYLGRYRDVFRQDRTAAHFDTYCRGLLSDLPRKSIEPIALASGTTVRTLQLFVTTSVWSYDEARTRLHRFVADTLADLPTDPVGTVGVIDETSSRKWGDHTPGVQRQYLGCVGKVDNGIVTVHVGVTKGTFRTLLDADLFLPESWDVDRARCQAAGIPDTVRHHPKWRLALDQLLRANTNGITFDWLTFDEGYGAAVPLLTVLGVMGQRFVGEIPTNFAVRDAAGGPSRRADERLTGGHAERGRVYRLTRQTTRPSVWRVATAIVWVADRKHTLMVARNDATGEIKYFLTNATAEPVARILAVAFRRWTVEHLFRVAKQEVGLMHYEGRDYTGLMRHLTLAVVVLGFVAAHTERLRGEKPRRDDGAGVPGAQRPVRDPVPAATGNRGHPTYQRRNSIPPAAKQASHPIS; encoded by the coding sequence ATGACCGAGCAGGAAATCGTGGGCGTCGGCCCGGCGTTCGCCCGGTATCTGGGCCGGTATCGGGACGTGTTCCGGCAGGACCGCACGGCCGCCCACTTCGACACGTATTGTCGGGGCCTGTTATCCGACCTGCCGCGGAAATCGATCGAACCGATCGCGTTGGCGAGCGGGACGACGGTCCGTACCCTCCAGTTGTTCGTGACGACCTCGGTGTGGTCGTACGACGAGGCCCGGACGCGGTTGCACCGATTCGTGGCCGATACGCTGGCCGATCTCCCGACCGATCCCGTCGGAACGGTCGGGGTGATCGACGAGACGAGCAGCCGGAAGTGGGGGGATCACACTCCGGGCGTCCAACGGCAGTACCTGGGGTGTGTGGGCAAGGTCGACAATGGGATCGTGACCGTCCACGTGGGGGTCACCAAGGGCACCTTTCGTACCCTGTTGGACGCCGACCTGTTCCTACCCGAGTCGTGGGACGTGGACCGCGCGCGGTGTCAGGCGGCCGGCATCCCGGACACCGTCCGGCACCACCCGAAGTGGCGGCTGGCCCTCGACCAACTCCTCCGGGCGAACACGAACGGGATCACGTTCGACTGGCTGACGTTCGACGAAGGGTACGGGGCAGCCGTCCCGCTCCTGACCGTGTTGGGCGTGATGGGACAGCGGTTCGTGGGTGAAATCCCGACGAATTTCGCCGTCCGGGACGCGGCCGGGGGCCCCTCCCGGCGGGCCGACGAGCGGTTGACCGGGGGTCACGCCGAGCGGGGGCGAGTGTACCGGTTGACCCGCCAGACGACCCGCCCGTCGGTCTGGCGGGTGGCCACCGCCATCGTCTGGGTGGCCGACCGCAAGCACACCCTGATGGTCGCCCGCAACGACGCGACCGGGGAGATCAAGTACTTCCTGACGAACGCCACGGCCGAGCCGGTGGCTCGGATTCTCGCCGTCGCCTTCCGCCGGTGGACGGTCGAGCATCTATTCCGGGTCGCCAAACAGGAAGTCGGACTGATGCACTACGAGGGGCGGGATTACACGGGGCTGATGCGGCACCTGACCCTGGCCGTGGTCGTCCTCGGATTCGTCGCCGCCCACACGGAGCGGCTCCGGGGGGAAAAACCCAGACGTGACGATGGAGCAGGTGTGCCGGGCGCTCAACGTCCGGTGCGCGATCCTGTTCCGGCGGCGACGGGGAACCGGGGCCACCCAACATACCAGCGACGTAATTCAATACCACCAGCGGCGAAACAAGCAAGCCACCCGATCTCATAA
- a CDS encoding AAA family ATPase, with protein MWSDMATGRLAGKFKIPCLYFSSWRAPKLSGALPITSGLTGKFPKNKDSEEDRIERVKQHLINSRAHKLMSQDTLPKDSDTFSENIRQINDIWATFHPWADEAFVVEPVNTDPSAGFDVFLSSKNGRKIPVDALSSGQLELFGLFGVLMLEKFTDGIVVIDEPELHLDPQWHALMVRAIRRFFPSAQLLVATHSPQVYDSVMSFERHFLIPENDPRAHAWKPRKEGIAAV; from the coding sequence TTGTGGTCCGATATGGCTACAGGCAGACTGGCAGGGAAATTTAAAATCCCTTGTCTTTATTTTAGTTCTTGGCGTGCCCCAAAACTGAGCGGTGCCCTGCCAATCACCTCTGGCTTAACGGGAAAATTCCCCAAAAATAAGGATAGTGAAGAAGATCGAATCGAGCGAGTGAAACAGCATCTGATTAATAGCCGTGCCCACAAACTGATGTCGCAAGACACGCTCCCGAAGGATTCCGATACTTTCAGCGAGAATATTCGCCAGATCAACGACATCTGGGCGACATTCCACCCCTGGGCCGACGAAGCCTTCGTAGTTGAGCCGGTGAACACGGATCCGAGCGCAGGTTTTGACGTATTCCTCTCATCAAAAAACGGTCGCAAAATTCCAGTCGACGCACTGAGTTCCGGCCAACTCGAACTGTTCGGCTTGTTCGGAGTCTTGATGCTTGAAAAGTTCACGGATGGAATCGTCGTGATCGACGAGCCGGAATTGCACCTCGACCCGCAGTGGCACGCGCTGATGGTGCGGGCGATCCGGCGATTCTTCCCCTCGGCCCAACTCCTGGTTGCTACGCATTCGCCGCAAGTGTACGACTCGGTCATGTCGTTTGAACGGCATTTCCTGATACCGGAAAATGACCCCCGGGCTCACGCTTGGAAACCGCGGAAGGAGGGCATCGCTGCCGTATGA